The following proteins are co-located in the Nerophis ophidion isolate RoL-2023_Sa linkage group LG04, RoL_Noph_v1.0, whole genome shotgun sequence genome:
- the LOC133551951 gene encoding class I histocompatibility antigen, F10 alpha chain-like has product MNLFLFFLLVVQMHSVTPVIHTLQYFQTASSQVPNFPEYVSVGYVDGVQISHYDSNSRKAEAKQDWMNKITAEDPKYWQRQTEINVGNELIGKHNLEVLKKRFNQTGGVHILQWMTGCEWNDETDEVKGWYQRGYDGEDFISLDMKTWTFTAAKQQAFPDKLKWDQNKHLLEYYKFYYTEICPSYLKKYVNNGKEVLMRTELPEVFLLQKTPSSPVSCMATGFYPDGADLFWRKDGEQIFEDVEHGEILPNHDGTFQMSVALKVEVTADVEGKYECVFQLSGVKEDLVTKLERRSILSNASH; this is encoded by the exons atgaacttgtttttattctttcttctggtcgtgcaaatgcacagcgtgacgcctg tgattcacacgctgcagtatttccaaactgcgtcctctcaagttccaaacttcccagagtatgtgagtgttggttatgttgatggagttcagatttctcactatgacagcaacagcaggaaagcagaagccaaacaggactggatgaacaaaatcacagcagaggatccaaaATACTGGCAGAGACAAACAGAGATCAATGTTGGTAATGAGTTGATTGGCAAACACAACCTTGAAGTTCTTAAgaagcgtttcaaccaaactggag gtgttCACATTCTCCAGTGGATGActggatgtgaatggaatgatgagactgatgaagttaaaggttggTATCAGAGaggttatgatggagaagatttcatatcgttggacatgaagacatggacatttactgcagcaaaacaacaagctttccccGACAAACTCAAGTGGGACCAGAACAAACATCTACTAGAATACTATAAGTTTTACTACACTGAGAtatgtccttcttacttgaagaagtatgtgaacaatgggaaggaggtcctaatgagaacag agcttccagaggtgttcctgctccagaagacgccgtcctctccggtcagctgcatggcgacaggtttctaccccgacggtgccgacctgttttggaggaaagacggcgagcagatcttcgaggacgtggagcacggagagatactccccaaccacgacggaaccttccagatgtcggtggcgctgaaagtggaggtgacggccgacgtggagggcaagtacgaatgtgtgtttcagctgtcaggcgtcaaggaggacttggtcaccaagctggagagaagaagcatcctgagcaacgcaagccat